The Nycticebus coucang isolate mNycCou1 chromosome 2, mNycCou1.pri, whole genome shotgun sequence genome includes a window with the following:
- the KCTD19 gene encoding BTB/POZ domain-containing protein KCTD19 — MLFGMKWEESGTLHESAEDLFHFNVGGWHFSVPRSKLAQFPDSLLWKEASALTSSESQRLFIDRDGSTFRHVHYYLYTSKLSFSSCAELNLLYEQALGLQLMPLLQTLDNLKEGKHHLRVRPADIPVAERASLNYWRTWKCISKPSEFPIKSPAFTGLHDKAPLGLMDTPLLDTEEEVHYCFLPLDLVARYPSLVTEDNLLWLAETVALIECECSEFRFIVNFLRSQKILLPDNFSNIDVLEAEVEILEIPELREAVRLYRMNMGGCSRTSCPPPSPGKGGRAAGLESVKPLYMMALGLLVKYPDSALGQLRIESTLDGSRLYITGNGVLFQHVKNWLGTCRLPLTETVSEVYELCAFLDKRDITYEPMKVALKMHLEPRTLAPMDVLSEEWTAEITVYSPQQIIKVYVGSHWYATTLQTLLKYPELLSNPQRVYWITYGQTLLIHGDGQMFRHVLNFLRLGKLFLPSEFKEWPLFCQEVEEYHIPSLSEALAQCEAYKSWTQEKESENEEPFPIRRLHVMTEGRGSLVEFSRDTKETTTYMPMDFQDCNDRTAWNKAKGHLARSSQMEEAEQYTRSIQVSLCRNTKRAGNPSTYSHCPGLCTNPRHWGGHHESPPKKKCTTINLTQKSETKEPPVTPMQKLISLVREWDMANCKQWGFQSPTAPRGSTVEEASLQLPLGGEAASQPGTSAVWKDHSTASEKNPGTQAGAGAGAKDKGPEPNFKPYFPMKRTITLKDWGKQRPKDRESHAPEQLLSEASEVDSPGVILKVTHPPVVGSDGSCMFFEDSIIYTTHMENLGHTPPKISPKAREVTFLSFSLSWEEMFYAQKCHRFLTDIILDSIRQKDPKAITAKVVSLANRLWTLHISPKQFVVDLLAISGFKDDRHTQERLYSWVELTLPFARKYGRCVDLLIQRGLSHSVSYSILGKYLQEG; from the exons GAGGAGTCTGGCACACTTCATGAATCAGCAGAGGACCTGTTTCATTTCAATGTTGGGGGCTGGCATTTCTCAGTTCCCAGAAGCAAACTTGCTCAGTTCCCAGATTCTCTGCTGTGGAAAGAGGCTTCAGCCTTAACCTCTTCAGAAAGCCAGAGGCTATTCATTGACAGAGATGGTTCCACATTTAGGCACGTGCACTATTACCTCTACACCTCCAAACTCTCTTTCTCCAGTTGTGCGGAACTGAACTTGCTCTATGAGCAAGCACTGGGTTTGCAGCTGATGCCTTTGCTCCAG ACTCTAGATAACCTGAAGGAAGGGAAACACCATCTACGTGTGCGGCCTGCAGACATCCCTGTTGCTGAGAGAGCCTCATTGAACTATTGGCGAACATGGAAGTGTATCAGCAAACCCTCAGAATTTCCAATAAAAAGCCCAGCCTTTACAG GGCTACATGATAAGGCCCCACTGGGGCTCATGGACACACCCCTGTTAGACACAGAAGAGGAAGTACACTACTGTTTCCTGCCCCTAGACCTGGTGGCCAGGTATCCAAGCCTAGTGACTGAGGACAACCTGCTGTGGCTGGCAGAGACTGTGGCCCTGATCGAGTGCGAGTGCAGCGAGTTCCGCTTCATTG TGAATTTTCTCCGCTCACAGAAGATTTTACTACCAGATAATTTCTCCAATATTGATGTGCTAGAAGCGGAAGTGGAAATTCTGGAAATCCCAGAGCTCAGGGAAGCTGTAAGGCTGTACCGGATGAATATGG GTGGCTGTTCCCGGACTTCCTGTCCTCCCCCAAGCCCCGGGAAGGGGGGCCGCGCGGCTGGCTTGGAGTCTGTGAAGCCGCTCTACATGATGGCCCTGGGTCTGCTGGTCAAGTACCCAGACTCCGCGCTGGGACAGCTCCGCATTGAGAGCACACTGGATGGAAGTAGACTGTATATCACGGGGAATGGGGTCCTCTTTCAGCATGTCAA GAACTGGCTCGGCACTTGCCGACTGCCCCTGACTGAGACTGTTTCTGAGGTGTACGAGCTCTGTGCCTTCCTGGACAAGAGGGACATCACCTATGAGCCGATGAAAGTGGCTCTGAAGATGCATCTGGAGCCAAGGACATTGGCACCCATGGATGTGCTCA GTGAGGAGTGGACAGCAGAGATCACTGTGTATTCCCCCCAGCAGATCATCAAAGTTTATGTTGGAAGCCACTGGTATGCAACAACCCTGCAGACCCTCTTGAAG TATCCAGAACTCCTGTCCAACCCTCAGAGAGTGTACTGGATCACATACGGACAGACTCTGCTCATCCATGGGGATGGCCAAATGTTCCGACATGTTCTAAACTTCCTGAGACTTGGAAAACTGTTTCTACCATCTGAATTTAA GGAATGGCCGCTCTTCTGCCAGGAGGTAGAAGAATACCACATTCCATCCCTCTCAGAAGCCCTGGCACAATGTGAGGCATACAA GTCATGGACCCAGGAGAAAGAATCTGAAAATGAAGAACCTTTTCCCATCAGGAGGCTACATGTGATGACAGAAGGAAGAGGGTCATTGGTGGAGTTCAGCAGAGACACCAAAGAA ACCACAACCTACATGCCTATGGACTTCCAAGACTGCAATGACCGGACTGCATGGAATAAGGCCAAGGGACACCTGGCAAGGTCCAGCCAGATGGAGGAGGCTGAGCAGTACACCCGATCCATCCAGGTTTCCCTGTGCCGAAATACCAAGAGGGCAGGCAACCCCAGCACGTACTCACACTGCCCTGGCTTATGTACCAACCCCAGACACTGGGGGGGCCACCATGAGAGCCCACCCAAGAAGAAGTGTACCACAATCAACCTCACACAGAAATCTGAAACTAAAGAGCCTCCTGTCACCCCCATGCAGAAACTCATCTCCCTGGTGAGGGAATGGGACATGGCCAACTGCAAACAGTGGGGATTCCAGTCACCAACAGCCCCCCGGGGAAGCACTGTGGAGGAGGCCAGTCTGCAGCTCCCCCTGGGAGGTGAGGCTGCTTCCCAGCCAGGCACCTCGGCTGTCTGGAAAGATCATTCCACAGCCTCAGAGAAGAATCCAGGCACacaggcaggggctggggctggagcaaAAGACAAGGGGCCAGAGCCAAACTTTAAGCCCTACTTCCCCATGAAAAGAACCATCACCCTGAAGGACTGGGGCAAGCAGAGGCCAAAGGACAGAG AAAGCCATGCTCCTGAGCAGCTTCTGTCTGAGGCCAGTGAGGTGGACAGCCCGGGGGTCATCCTCAAAGTGACTCACCCCCCAGTGGTGGGCAGCGATGGCTCCTGCATGTTCTTTGAAGACAGCATCATCTATACCACACATATGGAGAACCTTGGGCATACACCACCCAAAATCAGCCCCAAGGCCCGAG AGGTAACTTTCCTGAGTTTCTCTCTGTCCTGGGAAGAGATGTTTTATGCACAGAAATGCCACCGCTTCCTGACTGACATCATCCTGGATTCCATCAGGCAAAAGGACCCCAAAGCTATCACAGCCAAGGTGGTCTCCCTGGCCAACCGGCTGTGG ACCCTGCACATCAGCCCCAAGCAGTTTGTGGTGGATTTGCTGGCCATCAGCGGCTTCAAGGATGACCGGCACACCCAGGAACGCTTATACAGTTGGGTGGAG CTCACACTCCCTTTCGCCAGGAAATATGGCCGCTGCGTGGACCTGCTTATCCAGAGGGGCCTTTCTCACTCTGTCTCTTACTCTATCCTGGGGAAGTACTTACAAGAAGGATAG